The genomic DNA GTGAATGGTAAACCGAAGCACTGAAGAAGTCAACGTTAGGCAGTAAGCCTTTCTCTTCTTCTACAATCTGTGCAATTTTCACTGACATTTCATAAAGTTCAGGCTGACCGTTTTCCTCAGTCAGGCGGCGTGCCATATCTTCAAGATACTTCGCGCGCGGGTCCCCTTCTTTATAAACTCTGTGCCCGATTCCCATAATTTTTTCTTTGTTGTCGAATTTTTTCTGCATGTAGCTGTCGACATTCTCAAGAGAACCGATTTCCTCAAGCATTGCCATAACCTTCTCGTTCGCTCCGCCGTGTAACGGCCCCTTAAGCGCACCGATCGCACCGGTAACTCCCGAATATACATCAGATAAAGTCGCTACGATAACACGTGCAGCAAATGTTGATGCGTTGATTTCGTGGTCGGCATGTAAAACAAGCGCCGTGTTCATCGCTTCAACCTGAACGTCCGTCGGCTCTTCACCATTCATCATGTAAAGGAAGTTTTTAGCGTAACCGAACTCCGGATTCGGGTCGATTACTTCTTTGCCCTGACGGGTACGTGCGATTGCCGCTACGATTGAAGGAATCTTCGCCTGAATGCGGATTGCTTTACGCAGTGTCGCTTCCTCAGACTGCTCTTCAGCCGTGTCATCCGTATGTGCAAGCAGTGACACCGCAGTACGCAGTGCGCTCATCGGATGAACTGATTTGTCCACAAAAGTTTTGTAGAAATTTTTAGCATCATCAGTCAGGAACGCGTGATCATAAAGCTCCTGTTTAAATGCTTTTAACTCCTCTTTATTTGGCAGATGGTCGTGCCATAATAAAAATACAACTTCTTCGAATTCAGCGTTTTCCGCTAAATCGTCAATTTCATAACCGCAATAAGTCAGCTGTGTGCCAATAATTGAGCTGATTCTTGATTCCCCAATTACTACACCTTCTAAACCGCTGTTTCCAGTCATAAATCCCCCTCCTAGTTATGTATCAGAATCTTTAAACCAAGTATAACAAAATTGTCACAAATATGTTTACCCTTAC from Jeotgalicoccus saudimassiliensis includes the following:
- a CDS encoding citrate synthase codes for the protein MTGNSGLEGVVIGESRISSIIGTQLTYCGYEIDDLAENAEFEEVVFLLWHDHLPNKEELKAFKQELYDHAFLTDDAKNFYKTFVDKSVHPMSALRTAVSLLAHTDDTAEEQSEEATLRKAIRIQAKIPSIVAAIARTRQGKEVIDPNPEFGYAKNFLYMMNGEEPTDVQVEAMNTALVLHADHEINASTFAARVIVATLSDVYSGVTGAIGALKGPLHGGANEKVMAMLEEIGSLENVDSYMQKKFDNKEKIMGIGHRVYKEGDPRAKYLEDMARRLTEENGQPELYEMSVKIAQIVEEEKGLLPNVDFFSASVYHSLGIEHELFTPIFAVSRTSGWIAHIFEQFENNRLIRPRAEYNGHTNMKYEPIENR